In Macadamia integrifolia cultivar HAES 741 chromosome 5, SCU_Mint_v3, whole genome shotgun sequence, a single window of DNA contains:
- the LOC122078624 gene encoding pentatricopeptide repeat-containing protein At4g36680, mitochondrial-like, translating to MSSMACIRHARRFCTSTSTISISAAKARLRSEHDPDKALAIYSSVSDRYKSPISSRYAQDLTVKRLAKSRRFGDIEALIESHKKDPKISQEPFLATLIRSYGLAGMTDHALRTFEQMDELGTKRSAISFNALLSAFNQCKKFDQVPKMFYEIPQKYNVSPDKISYGIFIKSLCEVGSPESAFPILKEMEEKGIEVTAITFTTILDSLYKNNKIDQAETIWNEMVEKGSPDVCAYNVKIMQAHHGKPEDVLALIEEMNAVGLKPDTISYNYLLTCYCKHGLIEDAKKVYDGLEENGCAPNAATFRTFIYHLCRNGNFNRAFEVYKESVSKDKIPDFGTMRHLVEGLVKNSKVKEAKGVIRTVKKKFPPNFQNAWKKLEVTLGLKTDEEMAAS from the coding sequence ATGTCTTCCATGGCTTGCATACGCCATGCCCGTCGCTTctgcacctccacctccacaATCTCCATCTCTGCAGCAAAAGCCAGACTCCGATCAGAGCATGACCCAGACAAAGCCCTAGCTATCTACTCCTCTGTCTCCGACCGCTACAAGTCTCCCATCTCATCTCGCTACGCTCAAGACCTCACCGTCAAGCGCCTCGCCAAATCTCGTCGCTTTGGCGACATTGAAGCTCTGATTGAATCTCACAAGAAAGATCCTAAGATAAGCCAAGAACCTTTCCTTGCCACCTTAATTCGATCCTATGGCCTTGCAGGAATGACTGATCATGCCCTTCGGACTTTTGAGCAGATGGATGAGCTCGGCACAAAGAGATCTGCTATATCCTTTAATGCCCTCTTGTCTGCTTTTAATCAGTGCAAGAAATTTGATCAGGTACCCAAAATGTTCTATGAAATTCCTCAAAAATATAATGTTTCTCCTGATAAGATTTCTTATGGTATCTTTATTAAGTCGTTGTGTGAGGTGGGTTCCCCGGAATCGGCTTTTCCAATTTTGaaagaaatggaagagaaaggcATAGAGGTTACTGCAATTACTTTTACCACGATTTTGGATTCTCTGTATAAGAATAATAAGATCGATCAAGCTGAGACAATCTGGAATGAAATGGTTGAAAAGGGTTCTCCAGATGTTTGTGCATATAATGTGAAGATAATGCAGGCTCACCATGGGAAACCGGAGGATGTATTGGCACTGATTGAAGAGATGAACGCTGTTGGGTTGAAACCAGATACCATCAGTTACAATTACCTTTTGACTTGTTACTGTAAGCATGGTTTGATTGAGGATGCTAAGAAGGTGTACGATGGTCTTGAGGAGAATGGTTGTGCTCCTAATGCTGCAACTTTTAGGACTTTCATCTATCATCTATGTAGAAATGGGAATTTTAACAGGGCCTTTGAGGTTTACAAGGAGAGTGTAAGTAAAGATAAGATTCCGGATTTCGGGACTATGAGGCATTTGGTTGAAGGACTGGTGAAGAATTCAAAAGTGAAGGAAGCGAAGGGGGTGATCAGAACAGTGAAGAAGAAGTTTCCACCTAATTTTCAAAATGCATGGAAGAAACTTGAGGTGACTCTAGGTTTGAAGACTGATGAAGAGATGGCTGCTAGTTAA
- the LOC122078329 gene encoding pentatricopeptide repeat-containing protein At1g61870, mitochondrial-like, which yields MAAFCRNTGIHVSRRLLCTISSSASENPSTWTFRAAKSAIRHEPDPEKIADIFQNSSNFSRFRRDRHVFDFSVKKLTDLRRSDLIERILEFQKSPELKKSEGFWIRIIMLYSYSGMVDQAVRTFYEMGETGCSRTEKSLCALLSVFLDNRQFDRVHESFAEIPMEIGVSPGVKAYNLVLKAFCKQKSVESAHSLLHQMEEEKGVKPDIASYNILLGGYLRNGNELNFDEILNEICEKGLEPNLTTYNYRMERLCRTKECVRANELLDEMISKGIAPNLTSYNTVIDGFCNLGDFDSAKKVKESMCNSKSVLPNSDTFRSLIHHLVREGKYEEALMFCKESIRRKWIPPFVTMESLVNGLVGLSMVKNAKSIVKKMKKRLRGGAVDSWMKVEASLPPL from the coding sequence ATGGCGGCATTTTGCAGAAACACTGGAATCCATGTCTCTCGAAGGCTTCTCTGTACCATCTCTTCCTCCGCATCAGAGAATCCCTCAACCTGGACATTCCGAGCAGCGAAGTCTGCCATTCGACACGAGCCAGATCCGGAGAAAATTGCCGATATCTTCCAAAACTCCTCTAATTTCTCTCGTTTCCGCAGAGACAGACACGTCTTCGATTTCTCCGTTAAGAAACTCACCGATCTCCGCCGTTCCGATCTAATCGAACGTATCCTCGAGTTTCAGAAATCGCCGGAGCTGAAGAAATCCGAGGGTTTCTGGATCCGAATCATCATGCTGTACTCCTACTCCGGCATGGTTGATCAAGCCGTCCGTACGTTCTATGAGATGGGAGAGACGGGTTGCAGTCGAACCGAGAAATCCCTTTGTGCTCTGCTCAGTGTCTTCTTGGATAACCGTCAGTTTGATCGTGTTCATGAAAGCTTTGCCGAGATTCCAATGGAAATTGGTGTTTCTCCAGGTGTGAAGGCCTACAATCTTGTTCTGAAAGCCTTCTGCAAGCAGAAATCGGTCGAATCAGCTCATTCTTTGCTCCATcagatggaagaagaaaaaggggtaAAACCTGATATTGCTTCTTATAATATCTTGTTAGGAGGTTATCTTAGAAATGGAAATGAGCttaattttgatgaaattttgaaTGAAATCTGTGAGAAAGGATTGGAACCTAACTTAACTACTTATAATTATAGAATGGAAAGGCTCTGTAGAACAAAAGAGTGTGTTAGAGCTAATGAGTTGCTTGATGAGATGATTTCAAAAGGTATTGCTCCAAATTTGACTAGCTATAATACAGTTATTGATGGGTTTTGCAACTTAGGGGATTTTGATTCAGCAAAGAAGGTGAAAGAGAGTATGTGTAACAGCAAATCTGTGTTGCCGAATTCTGATACTTTCCGTTCTCTCATTCACCATTTGGTTCGGGAGGGGAAGTATGAAGAGGCACTGATGTTTTGTAAGGAGAGTATAAGGAGGAAATGGATTCCCCCTTTTGTGACAATGGAGAGTTTGGTTAATGGTTTGGTTGGTTTATCAATGGTGAAAAATGCAAAATCAATtgtaaagaagatgaagaagaggctTAGAGGTGGGGCTGTAGATTCATGGATGAAAGTTGAAGCTTCCCTGCCACCATTGTAG
- the LOC122079369 gene encoding delta(24)-sterol reductase: MSDLEAPLRPKRKKIWVDYFVKFRWIIVVFVVLPISFSIYFLTYLGDVKSNCKSYKQRQKEHDENVEKVIKRLKQRNPSKDGLVCTARKPWIAVGMRNVDYKRARHFEVDLSAFRNILEINKERMIARVEPLVNMGQITRVTVPMNLSLAVVAELDDLTVGGLINGYGIEGSSHIYGLFSDTVVAYEIVLADGRLVRATKDNEYSDLFYAIPWSQGTLGLLVAAEIKLIPVKEYMKLTYKPVVGNLKDLAQGYVDSFAPRDGDQDNPEKVPDFVETMIYTPTEAVCMTGKYASKEEAKQKGTVINRVGWWFKPWFYQHAQTALKKGEFVEYIPTRDYYHRHTRCLYWEGKLILPFGDQWWFRWTLGWLMPPKVSLLKATQGEAIRNYYHDMHVIQDMLVPLYKVGDALEWVHRETEVYPIWLCPHRLFKTPIKTMIFPEPGFEHHRRQGDTEYAQMYTDVGVYYAPGPVLRGEEFDGSEAVRRMEDWLIENHGYQPQYAVSELNEKNFWRMFDASLYEQCRKKYGAVGTFMSVYYKCKKGRKTEKEVQEAEQAHLETAYAEAD; this comes from the exons ATGTCAGATCTTGAGGCTCCTCTGCGCCccaagaggaagaagatctGGGTGGACTACTTTGTCAAGTTCCGgtggattattgttgtctttGTCGTACTCCCTATCTCCTTCAGCATTTACTTCCTCACCTATCTTGGGGATGTAAAGTCTAACTGCAAGTCTTACAAGCAGCGTCAGAAGGAACATGATGAGAATGTGGAAAAAGTTATCAAACGCCTCAAGCAGAGAAACCCATCAAAGGATGGTCTCGTCTGCACGGCACGCAAGCCATGGATTGCTGTTGGGATGCGGAACGTTGACTATAAGCGAGCCCGACATTTTGAGGTTGATCTCTCAGCCTTTCGAAACATTCTGGAAATTAACAAAGAGAGAATGATTGCAAGGGTTGAGCCCCTCGTCAACATGGGCCAGATAACCAGAGTTACAGTCCCGATGAACCTTTCCCTTGCCGTGGTTGCGGAGCTTGATGATCTCACTGTTGGTGGCCTCATCAATGGTTATGGGATTGAAGGGAGCTCCCACATTTATGGTCTCTTCTCTGATACTGTGGTTGCTTATGAGATTGTACTTGCAGATGGGCGATTGGTGAGGGCAACCAAAGACAATGAGTACTCGGACCTGTTCTATGCAATCCCATGGTCTCAGGGAACACTTGGGCTTCTTGTTGCTGCTGAAATCAAGCTCATACCTGTTAAAGAGTACATGAAGCTGACATACAAACCTGTGGTGGGTAATTTGAAGGATCTTGCCCAAGGTTATGTGGATTCCTTCGCACCTCGAGATGGAGATCAGGATAACCCTGAAAAGGTTCCAGATTTTGTCGAAACCATGATCTATACCCCCACAGAGGCTGTTTGCATGACTGGAAAATATGCTTCGAAGGAAGAGGCAAAACAGAAGGGGACTGTGATCAACAGAGTGGGATGGTGGTTCAAGCCCTGGTTTTATCAGCATGCCCAGACGGCACTCAAGAAAGGGGAATTTGTTGAGTACATTCCTACCAGAGACTACTACCACCGGCACACAAGATGTTTGTACTGGGAGGGCAAGCTGATCCTACCATTTGGTGATCAATGGTGGTTCAGGTGGACCCTCGGTTGGCTGATGCCTCCCAAGGTTTCTTTGCTAAAGGCCACTCAAGGTGAAGCAATCAGAAACTATTACCATGATATGCATGTGATTCAAGACATGCTTGTGCCACTGTACAAGGTTGGAGATGCACTAGAATGGGTCCACCGTGAGACGGAG GTTTACCCCATCTGGCTCTGTCCGCACCGACTGTTTAAAACCCCTATTAAAACTATGATTTTTCCTGAACCTGGGTTTGAGCATCACCGAAGGCAGGGAGATACAGAGTATGCTCAGATGTATACGGATGTTGGGGTCTACTATGCTCCAGGGCCTGTCTTGAGGGGTGAGGAGTTTGATGGATCTGAGGCTGTCCGTCGGATGGAGGACTGGTTGATTGAGAACCATGGGTACCAACCTCAGTATGCTGTGTCTGAGCTGAATGAGAAGAACTTCTGGAGGATGTTTGATGCTTCACTTTATGAGCAGTGCCGGAAGAAGTATGGAGCTGTGGGGACATTCATGAGTGTTTACTACAAGTgtaagaagggaagaaagactGAGAAGGAAGTGCAGGAAGCTGAGCAAGCACACCTTGAGACTGCTTATGCCGAGGCTGATTAG